In Amaranthus tricolor cultivar Red isolate AtriRed21 chromosome 3, ASM2621246v1, whole genome shotgun sequence, a single window of DNA contains:
- the LOC130809095 gene encoding ribonuclease 3-like: MAKREVLSLLILNLVIVLSLSNVALGYRTGGLRAFYFVQQWLGSYCNQRGTRCCYPPTGKTKPDFTIYGLWPYYNDGSFPYNCGDDNYDVGRIKYMEKRLQQSWPSFTCPQIGRKFWVHLWNKHGTCTKSILGELDYFEGALLLKNKANIFQALAKAGIKPDNKFYPLKSIKKAIARAIGFHPWIVCNTNAQGHKQIWQVTLCADKTAKKLIKCPYIPSGRGNCPTRIQFPSYY, translated from the exons ATGGCAAAAAGAGAGGTTTTAAGCTTACTAATATTGAATCTTGTTATTGTGTTAAGTTTGTCAAATGTTGCTCTTGGCTATAGAACTGGTGGTCTTCGTGCTTTCTACTTCGTACAACAG TGGTTAGGATCATATTGCAATCAAAGAGGGACAAGATGTTGTTACCCTCCAACTGGGAAGACTAAGCCAGACTTTACAATTTATGGGCTTTGGCCTTATTACAATGACGGTAGCTTTCCCTACAATTGTGGTGATGATAATTACGATGTTGGTCGG ATTAAGTACATGGAAAAGAGGCTACAACAATCCTGGCCAAGCTTCACATGCCCACAAATAGGAAGAAAATTTTGGGTGCACCTATGGAATAAACATGGAACTTGCACCAAATCCATCTTAGGTGAGCTCGATTATTTTGAGGGTGCCTTATTATTGAAGAACAAAGCCAACATCTTCCAAGCCCTTGCAAAAGCAGGAATTAAACCCGATAACAAATTTTACCCTCTTAAATCCATCAAGAAAGCCATAGCACGAGCCATTGGGTTTCATCCTTGGATTGTATGTAATACAAATGCACAAGGTCACAAACAAATTTGGCAGGTCACTTTATGTGCAGATAAGACTGCAAAGAAGCTCATCAAATGTCCTTATATTCCTAGTGGACGTGGTAATTGTCCCACAAGAATCCAATTTCCAtcctattattag
- the LOC130809096 gene encoding protein DMP8-like, with protein MLAHFLPTGTLLIFDMILPSIYGIGECTSLSTTMTYFLLILCASSCFFFQFTDSFRTRDGEVYFGFVTRNGLAVFKPGLDLEVPKDEKYNVQFADFVHAVMSVMVFMAIALSDHRVTKCVIPGHAKEMVEVMQSFPLMIGVVCTCLFLLLPKSRFGVGCMAT; from the coding sequence ATGCTAGCCCATTTCCTTCCTACTGGAACCCTCCTAATTTTTGATATGATTCTTCCTTCAATTTACGGTATTGGGGAATGCACTTCATTATCTACCACTATGACTTATTTTCTCCTCATACTTTGTGCATCATCATGCTTCTTTTTCCAATTCACGGATAGTTTTCGGACCCGTGATGGGGAGGTTTATTTTGGGTTTGTTACTCGAAACGGGTTGGCGGTTTTTAAACCAGGTTTGGATTTGGAGGTTCCTAAAGATGAAAAGTATAATGTACAGTTTGCTGATTTTGTACATGCTGTGATGTCTGTTATGGTGTTTATGGCAATTGCGTTGTCGGATCATAGGGTTACTAAGTGTGTTATTCCGGGTCATGCTAAGGAAATGGTGGAAGTAATGCAAAGTTTTCCTTTGATGATTGGGGTTGTTTGTACttgtctttttcttttgttGCCTAAGTCTCGTTTTGGGGTTGGGTGTATGGCCACTTAA
- the LOC130809097 gene encoding E3 ubiquitin-protein ligase MPSR1-like, with translation MASSESSQPTAAEMQSFLERIISSRNRDLSMFIPFLLGFTSTDPSSTRSNSDTNADEPDHNSGNPPNPDEENQRDRIVLINPLTQGMVVIEGTGLDSLFRSVPSKDGPPPASKSAIEAIPSVEIKDGEQGECVICLEECEIGGVVKEMPCKHRFHSGCIEKWLALHGSCPVCRFTMPVEEEDGGKKREEEREGRRGQREIWVSFAFGRGRRRTEEERDNQRDQNQNQNHVESSEFEMGN, from the coding sequence ATGGCGTCTTCAGAATCATCACAACCAACAGCAGCAGAAATGCAATCATTTTTAGAGAGGATAATCAGTTCTAGAAACAGAGATTTATCCATGTTCATCCCTTTTCTTTTAGGGTTTACAAGCACAGACCCGAGTTCGACCCGATCCAATTCCGACACAAACGCGGATGAACCAGATCATAATTCCGGGAATCCACCGAACCCAGATGAAGAAAATCAACGAGATAGGATTGTACTAATCAATCCATTAACACAAGGGATGGTGGTGATCGAAGGAACAGGGCTAGATTCTCTGTTTCGCAGTGTACCCAGTAAAGATGGACCTCCCCCTGCATCCAAATCAGCGATAGAGGCAATCCCAAGCGTCGAAATCAAAGATGGTGAACAAGGTGAGTGTGTAATTTGCTTGGAAGAGTGTGAAATTGGTGGGGTTGTAAAGGAAATGCCATGTAAACATAGATTTCATAGTGGGTGTATTGAGAAATGGTTAGCGTTGCACGGGTCGTGCCCTGTTTGCAGGTTTACGATGCcggttgaagaagaagatggtgGGAAGAAAAGGGAGGAAGAAAGAGAAGGAAGGAGAGGACAAAGAGAGATTTGGGTTAGTTTTGCGTTTGGGCGTGGTAGGAGAAGAACAGAGGAAGAAAGAGATAATCAGAGGGATCAGAATCAGAACCAGAATCATGTTGAGAGTAGTGAGTTTGAGATGGGAAATTGA
- the LOC130809099 gene encoding serine/threonine-protein phosphatase 7 long form homolog, whose translation MLLQIWSWEHIHIGRPIIRTIRPDGQHDQEDDAGDFEPVLGSQHRRGLDPLAVSWLRVYLSRSHSPHTLVYYRDALDRQWDEQMTWQPYTAAKMDALPHICTSGHEIWRSRCPLICFDIVELHLPDRVMRQFGLEQVIPHACDTQPQLHAIDRRTGDKNYALRHRSHVDAWNDRTSRLVRGDNFHRHPVLCRHSFLQLPSPLLLHIHRLRKGSSHISVLVNDELLPLMSLRRLTSSHHHHPPVRKTKGAGGCSLKNFAYSYMT comes from the exons atgttgttacagatatggtcatgggagcacattcatatagggaggcccattattcggacgattcgacccgatgggcaacatgatcaggaagatgacgcggGTGATTTTGAACCGGTTTTAGGGTCACAACATCGGCGCGGGTTGGATCCTTTAGCtgtaag ctggcttcgcgtatatctttcgagatcccactccccacatactctcgtctactacagagacgcacttgatcgacaatgggacgagcag atgacatggcagccttacacagcggctaagatggacgctctgccgcacatatgtacatcgggccacgagatttggagatcacgttgtccacttatttgttttgacatcgtcgagctacacCTCCCGGATCGTGTtatgcgtcaattcggtttggagcaggttattccgcatgcctgtgacacccaacctcaactacatgcgatcgatcgaaggactggggacaagaactacgccctacgacatagatcgcacgTAGATGCATGGAATGACCGAACATCTCGTTTGGTTCGAGGAGATAACTTCCATCGTCATCCGGTACTATGTCGCCATTCGTTCCTCCAACTTCCATcaccactcctcctccacatccatcgcctccgcaaaggatcatcacatatcagcgtgctagtcaacgacgagctcctgcccttaatgtcattgcggaggttgacgagttcacaccatcatcatccaccggtgcgcaaaacaaaaggggccgggggttgtagtttgaaaaattttgcatattcttatatgacttga
- the LOC130809098 gene encoding myb family transcription factor PHL8-like, with protein MGHLQNMQSQDMNLVLSTDAKPRLKWTPELHQRFVDAVNQLGGPEKATPKGLMRVMGIPGLTLYHLKSHLQKYRLGKNHQQSETCSESRSEATDCKENPSIDVLNLFDEEKLTNDSTEDQFNENVRIAQAIKMQMEVQRKLHEQIEVQRHLQLRIEAQGQYLQKVLKKAQETLSSYNCSAASVEHAKAELSHLVSMVSSSSFSGITNATDLSLENLDQKHVMRYTGCSVESSLTSSESSGRREDEKETQVENEEIEKGNHGDCVFILPLLDESRTRGMGSRKRSKNTISENNWVEQTSCKKSKQENGEEIGHGLRKFGLLETIDLNSQCENDLDLGPRQPIDLNSKE; from the exons ATGGGTCATCTTCAAAATATGCAATCTCAAGACATGAACTTGGTATTGTCTACTGATGCCAAACCCAGGCTTAAATGGACTCCTGAACTTCATCAACGATTCGTCGATGCAGTCAATCAGCTTGGTGGGCCAGAGA AGGCAACACCTAAGGGTCTGATGAGAGTGATGGGAATTCCAGGACTCACTTTGTATCACCTCAAGAGTCATTTACAG AAGTACAGGCTTGGAAAAAATCATCAACAGTCAGAAACCTGCAGTGAATCTAGATCAGAGGCCACTGATTGCAAAGAAAACCCTAGTATCGATGTGCTTAATCTTTTTGATGAGGAAAAGTTAACAAATGATTCAACTGAAGATCAGTTTAATGA AAACGTTCGAATAGCTCAGGCTATAAAAATGCAGATGGAGGTGCAGAGAAAACTCCATGAACAAATTGAG GTACAAAGACACTTACAGCTTCGAATCGAAGCACAAGGACAGTATTTGCAAAAGGTGCTTAAGAAAGCGCAGGAAACACTTTCGAGCTATAACTGTTCAGCAGCTAGTGTAGAACATGCAAAAGCTGAACTGTCTCATTTAGTCTCAATGGTTAGTAGTTCATCATTCTCTGGAATAACAAATGCAACAGATTTATCCCTCGAGAATCTAGATCAGAAACATGTAATGAGATATACAGGTTGTTCTGTTGAAAGCTCCTTGACTTCATCTGAGAGCTCGGGTAGAAGAGAGGATGAGAAGGAAACACAGGTTGAAAATGAAGAAATCGAAAAGGGTAACCATGGAGATTGTGTGTTTATTCTTCCATTATTAGATGAATCGAGAACACGAGGGATGGGTTCGAGGAAGAGGAGCAAAAACACAATTTCTGAGAACAATTGGGTAGAACAAACAAGTTGCAAGAAATCAAAGCAAGAAAATGGAGAGGAAATAGGACATGGATTGAGAAAGTTTGGACTTTTGGAGACAATTGATCTTAATAGCCAATGTGAGAATGACTTAGATTTAGGTCCAAGGCAACCAATAGATTTAAACTCAAAGGAATAG